A region of Vitis riparia cultivar Riparia Gloire de Montpellier isolate 1030 chromosome 12, EGFV_Vit.rip_1.0, whole genome shotgun sequence DNA encodes the following proteins:
- the LOC117926727 gene encoding uncharacterized protein LOC117926727 isoform X2 has protein sequence MGSKDGEEQCNTETEEGTVARQKKRSRRVSFAAEITSVHVFNRDDECETPPESKPSSDCDTPQLGLPDAPVLRFLKDLGDTTDDDDDDNGIENEDDDVHQRKSFLRPFQSPSPGSTIGSASSNDDNFFGPVSASFIRPGRFSDSAASDENHDITMDSTAFSMHFRSLARSDSGGELKTPTGVRLAFDEKTPTQNSNPDNVGSSMVLTVAKKPNSQSSDKASAGADSNEMSLVGENPNRYDYGRLSPQLDALLAEGNRDLHVVSFSDLVNSPKSPSYLNKVRNTGSGAMDLKDNGDIDGNNIDTHEASAKKVPVAHMELSETNAGFMAAPIDQITSDSSPDTNDGPATNASSDHQIRTPNQPAKAMTFGEMKEFTRDAHGLSRSKVEFSALNSGTLSNLDNKIVQSDFLMQHECGHLSSDEGWVKESSPKDGTYKNSNIDQNVDQRYRSPLAGSVHLLSAKRQQQFLDNANSPRNSWAVTPSKNHHGSFLSNDHMRHGDSESSIQKSISKLKILEASSYGSLRDGIGGSKLRSLDYLSATPPLNVILEENSKDPQHKHLDVPIDSLEEHLGSVAQKDGILTPKNEGNLSQTDETTGFLKDGKSLHHMSMGILQMDETTTPMAVALSPTQFTWSGHKVLQHNFTTEDTRDGTLVSSGTDSPLGKIILDCAREKKTSSTPDKLVSSRMKRLEKKLLASPEYHGSLSRDLKQQDQHNKFSFGSGQDGSTIENFAINSHSSATANKLDSPHLERRGQSSTPFIEIKHSKEFSQVTRMNDKEINLHDLQNESGALMDFETPSRDMDTLNHQSPSPEKNLQTGEESTRLKNELPGGGIKASSFHSPSLYAHRSTIESPFGKKSDIQTMVEKPSRALPQKKPTQSPSKKEPYNASHVDNFLHFVGKGISSPQANQFTNVHGSGDCYQGLHISQTQFSKQDVENSPGQKRRSEELVLKDVDNELVSIQRSPKIHKGGGRDSRSLLELSDRSNKHTERMGDYTPLTDWADIFSKFSEDTKQILSPLIDNLNLRAISLLEDILLDLQKVRAHEMFFSEIQSQKILDHASNLTHKRAAETRFLLSKMAYEQAKQQLMCVKREKLLERVQLLSSGIQESQMLKMNSFQRLSLPGARDAQVDDGGHQSCSVNFEGKIEDAYDKVSAMRQEIEASDRKIKNLTKSLQSSCKMKGKPSCAETILLVTDHLNRRTCCRFIRQDLQFWEVDEFENRNYPHSFVLCYRNFMFQRFSLNASPLSSIIISNKLNDTKIVKNFPNMDACTAFAFVIDVETTKKHVGPRSLAQETQMTSSLLSNLLDVVEEVQLARLELRNLSKTSFHSPSVGQLDLHLCFIDLKSGRKVTLILDVTCLKCGIYPSELLPSQIQAAATGTHEIRGAVENLRAGYPRILRLSRCVSHVIHASSG, from the exons ATGGGTTCGAAGGATGGGGAAGAACAGTGCAACACGGAAACGGAGGAAGGGACTGTGGCTCGCCAGAAGAAGAGGTCGCGGCGGGTGAGCTTCGCCGCTGAAATCACTTCAGTTCACGTCTTCAACAGAGACGACGAATGCGAAACCCCTCCGGAGTCCAAACCAAGCTCCGACTGCGACACTCCCCAATTAGGGCTCCCTGATGCTCCTGTCCTCCGTTTCCTCAAGGATTTAGGCGACACTACtgacgacgacgacgacgatAACGGCATCGAAAACGAGGACGATGATGTGCATCAGAGAAAGTCTTTCTTGCGCCCCTTTCAGTCTCCCTCCCCCGGAAGCACCATTGGTTCTGCTTCCTCTAATGATG ACAATTTTTTTGGGCCTGTATCGGCGAGTTTTATTAGACCCGGGAGATTTTCTGACTCTGCAGCTTCGGATGAAAATCATGATATTACTATGGATTCCACAGCATTTTCCATGCACTTTCGTAGCCTTGCAAGATCAGACTCTGGGGGGGAACTCAAGACCCCAACAGGAGTTCGCCTTGCCTTTGATGAGAAGACGCCAACCCAGAATAGCAACCCTGACAATGTAGGTAGTTCCATGGTACTGACAGTGGCTAAGAAGCCAAACTCCCAATCTTCTGATAAAGCGAGTGCTGGTGCTGACTCTAATGAGATGAGTCTTGTAGGAGAAAACCCAAATAGGTATGATTATGGCAGACTGTCCCCTCAATTGGATGCTCTCTTGGCAGAAGGAAACAGGGATTTGCATGTTGTCTCTTTCTCTGATCTTGTTAATAGTCCAAAGTCTCCGAGCTACCTGAACAAGGTGAGGAACACTGGGAGTGGTGCCATGGATCTGAAGGATAATGGAGATATTGACGGAAACAACATTGATACCCATGAGGCGTCTGCTAAGAAAGTTCCTGTTGCTCATATGGAATTGAGTGAAACAAATGCTGGTTTTATGGCTGCTCCTATTGACCAAATCACTTCTGATAGCTCACCTGACACGAATGATGGTCCAGCTACGAATGCCTCCAGTGATCACCAAATCCGTACTCCTAATCAGCCAGCTAAA GCCATGACATTTGGTGAGATGAAGGAGTTTACTAGAGATGCACATGGATTGAGTAGGTCAAAGGTCGAGTTCTCTGCCTTGAATAGTGGCACTCTGTCAAATTTGGATAATAAAATTGTTCAGTCAGATTTTTTAATGCAGCATGAATGTGGACATTTAAGTTCCGATGAAGGGTGGGTAAAAGAAAGTTCTCCTAAAGATGGAACTTATAAGAACTCCAATATTGATCAGAACGTTGATCAACGATATAGATCTCCATTGGCAGGGTCTGTACACTTGTTATCTGCTAAAAGACAGCAACAATTTTTGGATAATGCTAATTCACCGAGAAATTCATGGGCTGTTACTCCTTCCAAAAATCATCATGGCTCATTTTTAAGCAATGATCACATGCGACATGGTGACAGCGAGTCATCCATACAGAAAAGCATTTCTAAGTTGAAAATTCTTGAGGCTTCTTCCTATGGTTCTCTTAGAGATGGAATTGGAGGGTCGAAACTCAGGTCATTAGATTACCTTTCTGCCACTCCTCCCCTAAATGTTATTCTGGAGGAAAATAGCAAAGATCCTCAACACAAACATCTGGATGTTCCCATTGATTCATTAGAAGAGCATTTAGGAAGTGTTGCACAGAAGGATGGGATTCTGACCCCAAAGAACGAAGGAAATTTGAGCCAAACTGATGAGACCACTGGCTTCCTTAAAGATGGCAAATCTCTGCATCATATGTCTATGGGCATTCTTCAAATGGATGAAACTACTACACCAATGGCAGTAGCACTTTCACCCACTCAGTTTACTTGGTCAGGCCATAAAGTGCTGCAGCATAACTTCACAACAGAAGATACCAGAGATGGGACACTGGTTAGTTCTGGAACTGATTCTCCACTGGGCAAGATCATACTTGATTGTGctagagaaaagaaaacaagtagTACACCTGATAAGCTTGTTTCTTCTCGAATGAAAAGGTTAGAAAAGAAGTTATTGGCATCACCAGAATATCATGGGAGCCTCTCTAGGGATTTGAAACAGCAGGATCAGCATAATAAATTTAGCTTTGGCTCAGGACAAGATGGAAGCACAATAGAAAATTTTGCCATTAACAGCCATTCAAGTGCAACAGCTAACAAATTGGACTCACCACACTTGGAAAGGAGAGGGCAATCTAGCACACCCTTCATTGAGATTAAGCATTCCAAAGAATTCAGTCAAGTTACAAGGATGAATGACAAAGAGATTAATCTTCATGATCTGCAAAATGAATCTGGGGCATTGATGGACTTTGAAACACCTTCAAGGGATATGGACACCCTTAATCATCAGTCACCAAGCCCAGAAAAGAATCTTCAAACTGGAGAAGAGTCAACTAGGCTTAAGAATGAACTTCCTGGTGGAGGGATAAAAGCTTCTTCTTTTCATTCTCCTTCTCTGTATGCCCATAGAAGCACTATAGAGTCACCTTTCGGAAAG AAATCTGACATTCAGACTATGGTGGAAAAACCAAGTCGGGCCCTCCCCCAGAAAAAGCCAACTCAGAGCCCCTCCAAGAAAGAGCCATACAATGCATCACATGTTGataatttccttcattttgttGGAAAAGGCATATCGTCTCCTCAGGCCAATCAGTTTACAAATGTCCATGGTAGTGGTGATTGCTATCAGGGACTCCACATTTCACAAACGCAATTTTCCAAACAAGATGTTGAGAACTCTCCTggacaaaaaagaagaagtgaAGAACTAGTTCTCAAGGATGTTGACAATGAACTTGTCAGTATTCAGAGGAGTCCAAAAATTCATAAAGGTGGAGGTCGTGATTCAAGGTCCTTACTGGAACTTTCTGACAGAAGTAACAAACACACAGAGAGGATGGGAGATTATACACCTTTGACGGATTGGGCTGAT attttctcaaaattttcagaggatacaaaacaaattctttcTCCATTGATTGATAACCTGAATTTACGAGCG ATTAGCTTGCTAGAAGATATCTTACTTGACCTGCAGAAAGTTAGAGCGCATGAGATGTTTTTTTCTGAAATCCAATCTCAG AAAATATTAGACCATGCAAGTAACCTTACACATAAAAG AGCAGCTGAAACACGATTTTTGCTGTCTAAAATGGCATATGAACAGGCAAAACAGCAGTTAATGTGTGTGAAGCGAGAGAAATTGCTG GAAAGAGTACAACTATTGAGCTCTGGGATTCAGGAGTCTCAGATGTTAAAGATGAATTCTTTCCAACGTCTGTCTCTACCTGGTGCAAGAGATGCTCAAGTTGATGATGGTGGTCATCAGTCTTGTTCAgttaattttgagggaaaaattGAG GATGCCTATGATAAAGTGAGTGCAATGAGGCAGGAAATTGAAGCTTcagatagaaaaataaaaaacttaaccaAATCCTTGCAGAGTTCTTGTAAGATGAAGGGAAAACCAAGTTGTGCAGAAACTATTCTATTAGTTACTGATCATTTAAACCGTAGAACATGTTGCAGGTTCATACGTCAGGATTTGCAG TTCTGGGAAGTTGATGAATTTGAGAATAGGAATTACCCTCACAGCTTCGTTCTCTGCTATCGGAATTTCATGTTTCAAAG GTTCTCATTAAATGCTAGTCCTCTTTCAAGCATAATCATTTCCAACAAATTGAATGATACAAAAATTGTGAAG AATTTCCCAAACATGGATGCTTGCACCGCATTTGCATTTGTAATAGATGTTGAGACCACCAAGAAGCATGTTGGTCCAAGAAGTTTGGCACAAGAAACACAA ATGACCAGTTCGCTGTTATCTAATCTACTAGATGTGGTTGAGGAAGTACAACTAGCGCGACTAGAGCTTAGAAACCTGAGTAAGACAAGTTTTCATTCTCCATCAG TTGGGCAGCTTGATTTGCACCTATGCTTCATTGATTTGAAGAGTGGTAGGAAGGTGACTTTGATTCTTGATGTGACTTGTTTAAAATG TGGGATTTATCCTTCGGAGCTCCTTCCATCTCAGATACAAGCTGCAGCTACTGGTACCCATGAAATCAGAGGTGCTGTTGAGAATCTTAGAGCTGGATATCCTAGGATTCTACGGCTTTCTAGATGTGTTTCCCATGTGATTCATGCTTCAAGTGGGTAA
- the LOC117926727 gene encoding uncharacterized protein LOC117926727 isoform X1, translating into MGSKDGEEQCNTETEEGTVARQKKRSRRVSFAAEITSVHVFNRDDECETPPESKPSSDCDTPQLGLPDAPVLRFLKDLGDTTDDDDDDNGIENEDDDVHQRKSFLRPFQSPSPGSTIGSASSNDADNFFGPVSASFIRPGRFSDSAASDENHDITMDSTAFSMHFRSLARSDSGGELKTPTGVRLAFDEKTPTQNSNPDNVGSSMVLTVAKKPNSQSSDKASAGADSNEMSLVGENPNRYDYGRLSPQLDALLAEGNRDLHVVSFSDLVNSPKSPSYLNKVRNTGSGAMDLKDNGDIDGNNIDTHEASAKKVPVAHMELSETNAGFMAAPIDQITSDSSPDTNDGPATNASSDHQIRTPNQPAKAMTFGEMKEFTRDAHGLSRSKVEFSALNSGTLSNLDNKIVQSDFLMQHECGHLSSDEGWVKESSPKDGTYKNSNIDQNVDQRYRSPLAGSVHLLSAKRQQQFLDNANSPRNSWAVTPSKNHHGSFLSNDHMRHGDSESSIQKSISKLKILEASSYGSLRDGIGGSKLRSLDYLSATPPLNVILEENSKDPQHKHLDVPIDSLEEHLGSVAQKDGILTPKNEGNLSQTDETTGFLKDGKSLHHMSMGILQMDETTTPMAVALSPTQFTWSGHKVLQHNFTTEDTRDGTLVSSGTDSPLGKIILDCAREKKTSSTPDKLVSSRMKRLEKKLLASPEYHGSLSRDLKQQDQHNKFSFGSGQDGSTIENFAINSHSSATANKLDSPHLERRGQSSTPFIEIKHSKEFSQVTRMNDKEINLHDLQNESGALMDFETPSRDMDTLNHQSPSPEKNLQTGEESTRLKNELPGGGIKASSFHSPSLYAHRSTIESPFGKKSDIQTMVEKPSRALPQKKPTQSPSKKEPYNASHVDNFLHFVGKGISSPQANQFTNVHGSGDCYQGLHISQTQFSKQDVENSPGQKRRSEELVLKDVDNELVSIQRSPKIHKGGGRDSRSLLELSDRSNKHTERMGDYTPLTDWADIFSKFSEDTKQILSPLIDNLNLRAISLLEDILLDLQKVRAHEMFFSEIQSQKILDHASNLTHKRAAETRFLLSKMAYEQAKQQLMCVKREKLLERVQLLSSGIQESQMLKMNSFQRLSLPGARDAQVDDGGHQSCSVNFEGKIEDAYDKVSAMRQEIEASDRKIKNLTKSLQSSCKMKGKPSCAETILLVTDHLNRRTCCRFIRQDLQFWEVDEFENRNYPHSFVLCYRNFMFQRFSLNASPLSSIIISNKLNDTKIVKNFPNMDACTAFAFVIDVETTKKHVGPRSLAQETQMTSSLLSNLLDVVEEVQLARLELRNLSKTSFHSPSVGQLDLHLCFIDLKSGRKVTLILDVTCLKCGIYPSELLPSQIQAAATGTHEIRGAVENLRAGYPRILRLSRCVSHVIHASSG; encoded by the exons ATGGGTTCGAAGGATGGGGAAGAACAGTGCAACACGGAAACGGAGGAAGGGACTGTGGCTCGCCAGAAGAAGAGGTCGCGGCGGGTGAGCTTCGCCGCTGAAATCACTTCAGTTCACGTCTTCAACAGAGACGACGAATGCGAAACCCCTCCGGAGTCCAAACCAAGCTCCGACTGCGACACTCCCCAATTAGGGCTCCCTGATGCTCCTGTCCTCCGTTTCCTCAAGGATTTAGGCGACACTACtgacgacgacgacgacgatAACGGCATCGAAAACGAGGACGATGATGTGCATCAGAGAAAGTCTTTCTTGCGCCCCTTTCAGTCTCCCTCCCCCGGAAGCACCATTGGTTCTGCTTCCTCTAATGATG CAGACAATTTTTTTGGGCCTGTATCGGCGAGTTTTATTAGACCCGGGAGATTTTCTGACTCTGCAGCTTCGGATGAAAATCATGATATTACTATGGATTCCACAGCATTTTCCATGCACTTTCGTAGCCTTGCAAGATCAGACTCTGGGGGGGAACTCAAGACCCCAACAGGAGTTCGCCTTGCCTTTGATGAGAAGACGCCAACCCAGAATAGCAACCCTGACAATGTAGGTAGTTCCATGGTACTGACAGTGGCTAAGAAGCCAAACTCCCAATCTTCTGATAAAGCGAGTGCTGGTGCTGACTCTAATGAGATGAGTCTTGTAGGAGAAAACCCAAATAGGTATGATTATGGCAGACTGTCCCCTCAATTGGATGCTCTCTTGGCAGAAGGAAACAGGGATTTGCATGTTGTCTCTTTCTCTGATCTTGTTAATAGTCCAAAGTCTCCGAGCTACCTGAACAAGGTGAGGAACACTGGGAGTGGTGCCATGGATCTGAAGGATAATGGAGATATTGACGGAAACAACATTGATACCCATGAGGCGTCTGCTAAGAAAGTTCCTGTTGCTCATATGGAATTGAGTGAAACAAATGCTGGTTTTATGGCTGCTCCTATTGACCAAATCACTTCTGATAGCTCACCTGACACGAATGATGGTCCAGCTACGAATGCCTCCAGTGATCACCAAATCCGTACTCCTAATCAGCCAGCTAAA GCCATGACATTTGGTGAGATGAAGGAGTTTACTAGAGATGCACATGGATTGAGTAGGTCAAAGGTCGAGTTCTCTGCCTTGAATAGTGGCACTCTGTCAAATTTGGATAATAAAATTGTTCAGTCAGATTTTTTAATGCAGCATGAATGTGGACATTTAAGTTCCGATGAAGGGTGGGTAAAAGAAAGTTCTCCTAAAGATGGAACTTATAAGAACTCCAATATTGATCAGAACGTTGATCAACGATATAGATCTCCATTGGCAGGGTCTGTACACTTGTTATCTGCTAAAAGACAGCAACAATTTTTGGATAATGCTAATTCACCGAGAAATTCATGGGCTGTTACTCCTTCCAAAAATCATCATGGCTCATTTTTAAGCAATGATCACATGCGACATGGTGACAGCGAGTCATCCATACAGAAAAGCATTTCTAAGTTGAAAATTCTTGAGGCTTCTTCCTATGGTTCTCTTAGAGATGGAATTGGAGGGTCGAAACTCAGGTCATTAGATTACCTTTCTGCCACTCCTCCCCTAAATGTTATTCTGGAGGAAAATAGCAAAGATCCTCAACACAAACATCTGGATGTTCCCATTGATTCATTAGAAGAGCATTTAGGAAGTGTTGCACAGAAGGATGGGATTCTGACCCCAAAGAACGAAGGAAATTTGAGCCAAACTGATGAGACCACTGGCTTCCTTAAAGATGGCAAATCTCTGCATCATATGTCTATGGGCATTCTTCAAATGGATGAAACTACTACACCAATGGCAGTAGCACTTTCACCCACTCAGTTTACTTGGTCAGGCCATAAAGTGCTGCAGCATAACTTCACAACAGAAGATACCAGAGATGGGACACTGGTTAGTTCTGGAACTGATTCTCCACTGGGCAAGATCATACTTGATTGTGctagagaaaagaaaacaagtagTACACCTGATAAGCTTGTTTCTTCTCGAATGAAAAGGTTAGAAAAGAAGTTATTGGCATCACCAGAATATCATGGGAGCCTCTCTAGGGATTTGAAACAGCAGGATCAGCATAATAAATTTAGCTTTGGCTCAGGACAAGATGGAAGCACAATAGAAAATTTTGCCATTAACAGCCATTCAAGTGCAACAGCTAACAAATTGGACTCACCACACTTGGAAAGGAGAGGGCAATCTAGCACACCCTTCATTGAGATTAAGCATTCCAAAGAATTCAGTCAAGTTACAAGGATGAATGACAAAGAGATTAATCTTCATGATCTGCAAAATGAATCTGGGGCATTGATGGACTTTGAAACACCTTCAAGGGATATGGACACCCTTAATCATCAGTCACCAAGCCCAGAAAAGAATCTTCAAACTGGAGAAGAGTCAACTAGGCTTAAGAATGAACTTCCTGGTGGAGGGATAAAAGCTTCTTCTTTTCATTCTCCTTCTCTGTATGCCCATAGAAGCACTATAGAGTCACCTTTCGGAAAG AAATCTGACATTCAGACTATGGTGGAAAAACCAAGTCGGGCCCTCCCCCAGAAAAAGCCAACTCAGAGCCCCTCCAAGAAAGAGCCATACAATGCATCACATGTTGataatttccttcattttgttGGAAAAGGCATATCGTCTCCTCAGGCCAATCAGTTTACAAATGTCCATGGTAGTGGTGATTGCTATCAGGGACTCCACATTTCACAAACGCAATTTTCCAAACAAGATGTTGAGAACTCTCCTggacaaaaaagaagaagtgaAGAACTAGTTCTCAAGGATGTTGACAATGAACTTGTCAGTATTCAGAGGAGTCCAAAAATTCATAAAGGTGGAGGTCGTGATTCAAGGTCCTTACTGGAACTTTCTGACAGAAGTAACAAACACACAGAGAGGATGGGAGATTATACACCTTTGACGGATTGGGCTGAT attttctcaaaattttcagaggatacaaaacaaattctttcTCCATTGATTGATAACCTGAATTTACGAGCG ATTAGCTTGCTAGAAGATATCTTACTTGACCTGCAGAAAGTTAGAGCGCATGAGATGTTTTTTTCTGAAATCCAATCTCAG AAAATATTAGACCATGCAAGTAACCTTACACATAAAAG AGCAGCTGAAACACGATTTTTGCTGTCTAAAATGGCATATGAACAGGCAAAACAGCAGTTAATGTGTGTGAAGCGAGAGAAATTGCTG GAAAGAGTACAACTATTGAGCTCTGGGATTCAGGAGTCTCAGATGTTAAAGATGAATTCTTTCCAACGTCTGTCTCTACCTGGTGCAAGAGATGCTCAAGTTGATGATGGTGGTCATCAGTCTTGTTCAgttaattttgagggaaaaattGAG GATGCCTATGATAAAGTGAGTGCAATGAGGCAGGAAATTGAAGCTTcagatagaaaaataaaaaacttaaccaAATCCTTGCAGAGTTCTTGTAAGATGAAGGGAAAACCAAGTTGTGCAGAAACTATTCTATTAGTTACTGATCATTTAAACCGTAGAACATGTTGCAGGTTCATACGTCAGGATTTGCAG TTCTGGGAAGTTGATGAATTTGAGAATAGGAATTACCCTCACAGCTTCGTTCTCTGCTATCGGAATTTCATGTTTCAAAG GTTCTCATTAAATGCTAGTCCTCTTTCAAGCATAATCATTTCCAACAAATTGAATGATACAAAAATTGTGAAG AATTTCCCAAACATGGATGCTTGCACCGCATTTGCATTTGTAATAGATGTTGAGACCACCAAGAAGCATGTTGGTCCAAGAAGTTTGGCACAAGAAACACAA ATGACCAGTTCGCTGTTATCTAATCTACTAGATGTGGTTGAGGAAGTACAACTAGCGCGACTAGAGCTTAGAAACCTGAGTAAGACAAGTTTTCATTCTCCATCAG TTGGGCAGCTTGATTTGCACCTATGCTTCATTGATTTGAAGAGTGGTAGGAAGGTGACTTTGATTCTTGATGTGACTTGTTTAAAATG TGGGATTTATCCTTCGGAGCTCCTTCCATCTCAGATACAAGCTGCAGCTACTGGTACCCATGAAATCAGAGGTGCTGTTGAGAATCTTAGAGCTGGATATCCTAGGATTCTACGGCTTTCTAGATGTGTTTCCCATGTGATTCATGCTTCAAGTGGGTAA